Part of the Natronobacterium gregoryi SP2 genome, GTCGACCGAGATTTTGCCGACGTTGCGTGCGCCCTCGACGACGTTCGGATCACCGGTCATAACGCCTTCAACGTCGGTGACAATGACGACCTCGTCGGCCTCCATGTACCTGCCCAACATGACCGCGGTCGTGTCGCTCCCACCGCGGCCAAGCGTCGTAATCGAACCGTCAGGCCCCTCCGCGAGGAATCCCGTAACGACCGGCACCACCTCGTCGAGTTCATCGGCGATTTCGAGAGCTCGCTTTTGGGTCTTCTCGACGTCGACTTCACCGTACTCGTCGGTGACGACCGGCCAGTCGTCTTTGCCCGGCTCCAGAAACACGGCATCGAGCCCTCGAGCCGACAGCGCAGCCTTGAGCATCCGAACCGACGTTCGTTCGCCCATGCTGACGATCTGGGCACGGTCCGACTCGTCGATTTCGAAGGTGATCTCCTCGAGGAGATCGTCGGTAGTCGACCCCATCGCACTCGCGACGACGGCAATTTCGTGGCCGTCTTCGACGGTGGCGGCAATCGAGTCTGCAGCGCGGTTGATTCGGTCACCGCTGCCGAGACTCGTTCCGCCGAACTTCGCTACAACCCGCATACTGACACCTCGGTATCGATTCGCGTGCCGGTGGCGTGGTTCATGCTCCCTCGTTACCGGAGCGCGCAAATAACTGTGTTCCATTTCCCGTGTTTTTGCCGATCCTGACGATTACAACCGGATGGTACCGGCGTTTCGAGAGCAGAAGCCAGCTTTCCGAACCGCTCGCGGGATTTATGGTTGTGGGAGGCGTTGGCATACGATAATGAACGTACGGGACGCACTCGAGGCCGATGCGGACGCGCTGGCGTCGATCGCCGATGCGCCGACGGACGTGATGCGAAACCTCGTCCACGATCGAACGGTACGCGTCGCCGAGGACGGCAGCTACGACCCGAACGAAGACATCTCGAGTTCGCAGTACGATGGCTCCGACCCCGAAGATCTGCTGGGATTTATTAGCTTCGACGCACGGGAAGAGACGGTCCACGTGACGCAGCTAGACGGAACCGGCGACGCCTGCCAGCGACTCCTGGCCGAGCCTGTCCGGTTCGCAGACCAGGAGTCGATGGCCGTGGAACTGCTCGTTGCACCCGAAATGGATGGCGTCTCGGCTGCTGCCGAGGAACTCGGCTTCGAACGATACGGCACCGGCCCGCGGTTCGACGGCTCGCCGACAGTTCGGTTTCGACTCGAGCCGTAACGAGTGGCGGGCCAAGCCTGAACTGATGGGTCGAATCTGGCGGTGTGGCCCGATTCGACCCGTCAGTCGACGGTTGGGACGGTACTAGCTGAACTTCTGGACGGTGACGTCGAGGGTGTCGAGATCGACGATCGGTGCGTATCCCGAGTCGGGATCGATGTTGACGCTCTTCTGGAAGTCGGTCTGGGCCTGCCAACAGCCCGAGTTGATCGCAAGCACGTTGTGGTACTTCCCGAAGCCGAGTTTGTGGACGTGGCCGGTGTGGAAGACGTCGGGCACCTCGTCGATGACGAGGTAGTCCTCTTCTTCTGGTGCGAGACGGGTGTGTCCCCCGAACTGGGGGGCGATGTGACGTTTCTTCAGGAGCTGATACATCGCCTTGTGGGGGTCGTCGTAGCTGGCTTTCGCTTCGGGAAGTTCTGCGATGACTTCGTCGAGGGAGACGCCGTGATACATCAACACAGAAACGCCCTCGATGGTGACCGTCGAGGGATTGCTGACGATGCGGGGATCGTGGGCCGACATGATACGTCGAAGCTCTTCGTCGAACCCGGGTTGCGGTTCGGCGAGTCGCACG contains:
- a CDS encoding aspartate kinase → MRVVAKFGGTSLGSGDRINRAADSIAATVEDGHEIAVVASAMGSTTDDLLEEITFEIDESDRAQIVSMGERTSVRMLKAALSARGLDAVFLEPGKDDWPVVTDEYGEVDVEKTQKRALEIADELDEVVPVVTGFLAEGPDGSITTLGRGGSDTTAVMLGRYMEADEVVIVTDVEGVMTGDPNVVEGARNVGKISVDELRNLSFRGAEVVAPSALSYKDGNLDVRVVHYQHGDLLSGGTSIEGEFENLVDLREQPLACLTIAGRAIRNQSGVFHHLSEALSESDINVDAVASGVDTVTFYIDETEAERAENILHREVIARDELSSVTVDSPIAVVRVTGGELPNRPGIVNDIVNPLAEERINLQDVVTSATSVALFVDWADREKTLELTQHIV